A DNA window from Legionella sp. MW5194 contains the following coding sequences:
- the topA gene encoding type I DNA topoisomerase: MNKHLVIVESPAKAKTIQKYLGKDYDVLASYGHVRDLPPRKGSVNPDNHFTMTYTPIEKNARHIESIAKALKHSDSLLLATDPDREGEAISWHVYELMKERNLLKNKEVHRIFFNEITKSAIQEAINNPRSISMDLVNAQQARRALDYLVGFNLSPLLWKKIRRGLSAGRVQSPALRLIVEREEEIERFIAQEYWRIIAHCQHEKAAFEARLTHYQSEKLHQFSITQGDEAHRLRDTLLQQAQGVLVVDNIEKKQRKRKPAAPFITSTLQQEAARKLGFTARKTMMIAQQLYEGIDIGSGTVGLISYMRTDSVNLSNEALDDIREFIINRYGNDNYPGSPRLYKTKSKNAQEAHEAIRPTSIKRTPEMVQESLTADQFKLYSLIWKRTVACQMADAILDTVAIDFTCGQGNIFRANGATITFPGFLTVYEEGQDDLAEDEQHGILLPNLKLGEKVMLQDILANQHFTEPPPRYSEASLVKALEEYDIGRPSTYATIIHTLQQREYVIVDKKRFVPTDVGRIVNRFLTGHFTRYVDYKFTAELEDTLDAVSRGEREWVPVLEEFWKPFIHQIHQTDEQVQRKDVTTETLDEQCPKCSKPLAIRLGKRGRFIGCTGYPECDYTQDLGHAEGEKAEPDVVEGRSCPECQGALHIKTGRYGRFIGCSNYPDCKFIEPLEKPADTGVECPKCHEATLLKRKSRKGKIFYSCGNYPKCDYALWNEPVATPCPKCAWPLLTVKETKRSGKQILCPREGCGYSADAEE; this comes from the coding sequence ATGAACAAACATTTGGTTATCGTGGAGTCTCCCGCGAAGGCTAAAACCATTCAAAAATACCTGGGTAAAGACTACGATGTCCTGGCTTCCTATGGCCACGTCAGGGATTTGCCACCGCGCAAGGGATCAGTCAATCCCGATAACCATTTCACCATGACCTACACCCCCATTGAAAAAAACGCGCGGCACATCGAATCCATCGCCAAAGCGCTTAAACATTCAGACTCTCTCCTTCTGGCAACGGACCCTGACCGCGAAGGCGAGGCCATTTCCTGGCATGTTTACGAATTAATGAAAGAACGCAATCTGTTAAAAAACAAAGAAGTTCACCGTATTTTTTTCAATGAGATTACCAAATCAGCCATTCAGGAAGCGATTAATAATCCCCGCTCCATTTCCATGGATTTGGTGAATGCGCAACAGGCACGCCGTGCGCTTGACTATCTGGTGGGTTTTAATCTGTCGCCGCTGTTGTGGAAAAAAATCCGGCGTGGCCTTTCTGCAGGCCGTGTGCAAAGTCCGGCTTTGCGTCTGATTGTGGAGCGCGAAGAAGAAATCGAACGGTTCATCGCCCAGGAATACTGGCGCATCATTGCCCATTGCCAACATGAAAAGGCCGCGTTTGAAGCCCGGCTGACGCACTATCAGAGTGAAAAACTGCACCAGTTCAGCATCACCCAGGGGGATGAAGCTCACCGTCTGCGTGACACCTTATTACAGCAGGCCCAAGGGGTTCTGGTTGTTGATAACATCGAAAAGAAACAACGCAAGCGCAAACCCGCCGCCCCCTTCATTACCTCCACCCTGCAACAGGAAGCGGCCCGCAAACTGGGCTTTACGGCGCGTAAAACCATGATGATCGCCCAACAATTATACGAGGGAATTGATATTGGTTCAGGAACGGTCGGTCTTATTTCGTATATGCGTACCGACTCGGTCAATCTGTCCAACGAAGCGTTGGACGACATCCGTGAATTTATCATTAACCGCTACGGCAATGACAATTACCCCGGAAGCCCCCGTCTTTATAAAACCAAATCCAAAAATGCCCAGGAAGCGCATGAAGCCATTCGCCCCACGTCCATTAAACGCACGCCCGAAATGGTGCAGGAATCACTGACCGCCGATCAATTCAAGCTCTACAGCCTGATCTGGAAACGTACCGTCGCCTGCCAGATGGCCGATGCCATTTTGGATACGGTCGCGATTGATTTCACCTGCGGTCAGGGCAACATCTTCCGCGCCAATGGTGCTACCATCACCTTTCCCGGCTTTCTTACCGTGTATGAAGAAGGACAGGATGATCTGGCGGAAGACGAGCAACATGGCATTTTATTGCCCAATCTTAAACTCGGTGAAAAAGTGATGCTTCAGGATATCCTGGCTAATCAGCACTTTACCGAACCGCCGCCTCGTTATTCGGAAGCCTCGCTGGTTAAAGCCCTAGAAGAATACGACATTGGCCGTCCATCGACTTATGCCACCATTATTCATACCCTGCAGCAACGGGAATATGTGATTGTCGATAAAAAACGCTTTGTTCCCACGGACGTGGGACGTATCGTTAACCGTTTTCTCACGGGCCATTTTACCCGCTACGTGGATTACAAATTCACCGCCGAACTGGAAGACACGCTGGATGCCGTGTCGCGTGGTGAACGTGAATGGGTGCCCGTGCTGGAAGAATTCTGGAAGCCGTTTATTCACCAGATTCATCAAACCGATGAACAGGTGCAACGCAAGGACGTGACCACCGAGACCCTGGATGAACAATGCCCCAAATGCAGCAAACCCTTAGCCATTCGCCTGGGGAAACGCGGACGTTTCATTGGTTGTACCGGGTATCCGGAGTGCGACTACACCCAGGATTTAGGTCATGCGGAAGGGGAAAAAGCCGAGCCGGATGTGGTGGAGGGTCGAAGCTGCCCCGAATGTCAGGGGGCTTTGCACATTAAAACCGGACGCTACGGCCGCTTCATTGGTTGCAGTAATTATCCCGATTGTAAATTCATTGAACCGCTGGAAAAACCGGCCGACACCGGTGTGGAATGCCCCAAATGCCATGAGGCCACCCTTTTGAAACGGAAGTCGCGCAAAGGCAAAATTTTCTATTCCTGCGGCAACTACCCCAAATGCGACTATGCCTTGTGGAATGAGCCAGTGGCAACACCCTGCCCCAAATGCGCCTGGCCCCTGTTGACGGTCAAGGAAACCAAGCGCTCAGGCAAACAAATCCTTTGCCCCCGCGAAGGCTGCGGCTACAGTGCGGACGCAGAAGAATAA
- a CDS encoding DUF494 family protein: MKDSLFEMLMNFFEKSLSQLKESKSQQNAETGQPDGENGLDSTNPEKSTLVVRAANLNATRVFTVDEQMKLTKASHQFIVRMMLWGVIATETMEQIINQLLFSESRFVTLQETKWTIRNALAEHLDSAQLAFLDLVLYQKEDELPLH; encoded by the coding sequence ATGAAAGATAGCTTGTTTGAGATGTTGATGAATTTCTTTGAGAAAAGTTTATCTCAGTTAAAGGAAAGCAAATCTCAACAAAACGCAGAGACAGGCCAGCCAGACGGGGAAAATGGTCTTGATTCGACCAACCCTGAGAAAAGTACGCTCGTGGTCAGGGCAGCTAACCTGAATGCCACACGGGTGTTTACCGTTGATGAACAAATGAAACTGACCAAAGCCAGTCACCAGTTTATCGTGCGCATGATGCTTTGGGGCGTTATCGCGACTGAAACCATGGAGCAAATCATTAATCAACTGCTTTTTTCCGAATCCCGCTTTGTCACGTTGCAGGAGACGAAATGGACCATTCGCAATGCTTTGGCAGAGCATCTTGATTCTGCACAACTTGCTTTTCTTGATCTTGTGCTCTATCAAAAAGAAGATGAACTACCCTTACATTGA
- the dprA gene encoding DNA-processing protein DprA, producing the protein MINKPYLLALNRIPAIGPRTVMKLLRQWPVLTDLFNTPYAALLDAGLPDKMARAIERFEHKTIDADTAWQQSSPYHHVLTWEDDAYPALLREIHDPPVVLYAMGDLAALQQPCIAMVGTRKPSVSGSETAEHFAFELASRQITVVSGLALGIDARAHTGCVAAGGKTIAVMGTGIDRVYPRQHQQLADKLSKNGLLLSEFPLNSPSSAGHFPRRNRIISGLSLATLVVEAALRSGSLITARLALEQNREVMAVPGSIHNPQSRGCHFLLQQGAKLVTSTEDILEELKLTIPDKKANQSRSSLATNNKNLVKCIGFETTTVDQIVDRSGLNVEDVVSDLAILELEGIVKSVPGGYMRCAYER; encoded by the coding sequence ATGATCAACAAGCCTTACCTCCTCGCCTTAAACCGCATCCCTGCCATCGGCCCCCGCACCGTCATGAAATTACTGCGGCAATGGCCGGTATTGACGGATCTTTTCAACACACCTTATGCGGCCCTGCTTGACGCCGGGTTACCGGATAAAATGGCGCGGGCCATTGAGCGGTTTGAGCACAAGACCATCGACGCAGATACCGCCTGGCAGCAGTCTTCGCCCTACCACCATGTGTTGACCTGGGAGGATGACGCCTACCCGGCCCTGCTTCGCGAAATCCATGATCCGCCGGTGGTTCTCTACGCGATGGGGGACTTAGCCGCACTCCAGCAGCCTTGCATTGCCATGGTCGGAACCCGAAAGCCTTCCGTCAGCGGCAGTGAGACCGCAGAACACTTTGCCTTTGAATTGGCTAGCCGGCAAATAACCGTTGTCAGCGGGCTGGCGCTCGGCATCGACGCCCGGGCGCATACCGGTTGTGTGGCTGCGGGAGGAAAAACCATTGCCGTCATGGGAACAGGCATTGATCGCGTCTATCCGCGCCAACATCAGCAACTGGCTGATAAATTAAGTAAAAACGGCTTGTTACTCAGTGAATTTCCGTTAAATAGTCCATCCAGTGCTGGACATTTTCCACGCAGAAATCGTATAATAAGTGGCTTATCCTTGGCCACCTTGGTTGTAGAAGCGGCACTTCGCAGCGGTTCGTTGATCACTGCGCGCCTGGCACTGGAGCAAAATCGGGAGGTGATGGCTGTACCTGGCTCAATCCATAACCCGCAATCCAGAGGGTGTCATTTTCTTCTGCAGCAGGGCGCCAAGTTGGTTACCTCGACGGAGGACATCCTGGAAGAGTTAAAATTGACCATTCCGGATAAAAAAGCAAATCAATCCAGGTCATCCCTTGCAACCAACAATAAAAACCTAGTAAAGTGCATTGGCTTTGAGACGACGACGGTCGATCAGATCGTCGACCGCAGCGGCTTAAACGTTGAGGACGTTGTCTCTGACCTGGCCATATTGGAATTAGAGGGCATTGTCAAATCAGTACCCGGCGGTTACATGAGGTGTGCATATGAAAGATAG
- a CDS encoding LysM peptidoglycan-binding domain-containing protein — protein sequence MRYLLILLCFFLSFDLQAFTSAPHVTSLRSDYPRRYVVQPGDTLWSIATKYLNRPWEWKALWHANPTIKNPNRLYPGAVLELNFYHRHPYLKVLSNGTIKLSPHMRPMPSDAAIPPISLMDIKPFLNASLVMDKNLLAQAPYIVAFTGEHMLGGQGDEVYVKKLHPSRKMPRGATISYAVYRPECPYLEPVTHRPLGYKATLVGYGELVRGGEPATILLTEITEGVKIRDRVMLNDFPEFKLNFLPKTPSYPIRGSIIDLPGGLPSGSTQGAVGLVAVIDRGDDAGLESGDVLAIYSEQRLIRDPLNRQEEILLPRERVGEMMIFRVFSKTSFALVVRSTRAVHLLDKVTNP from the coding sequence ATGCGATACTTGCTGATTCTTTTATGCTTTTTTCTCTCATTTGACCTGCAGGCCTTCACTTCAGCACCGCACGTGACTTCCCTCCGCTCCGATTACCCCAGACGCTACGTTGTTCAGCCCGGCGATACACTGTGGTCAATTGCCACCAAATATTTAAACCGTCCCTGGGAATGGAAAGCCCTGTGGCATGCCAATCCCACCATTAAAAACCCGAACCGGCTTTACCCCGGTGCCGTTCTGGAACTCAATTTTTACCACCGTCACCCCTACCTGAAAGTCCTGTCCAACGGCACGATTAAATTATCGCCGCATATGCGGCCCATGCCCAGTGACGCAGCGATCCCTCCCATTTCGCTGATGGACATTAAACCCTTCCTGAACGCGTCGCTGGTCATGGACAAGAATCTGCTGGCCCAGGCACCCTACATCGTGGCCTTTACTGGCGAACACATGCTGGGTGGCCAGGGAGATGAAGTCTATGTAAAAAAGCTGCATCCTTCACGTAAAATGCCAAGAGGTGCGACGATTTCCTATGCCGTGTATCGACCCGAGTGCCCTTACCTTGAGCCAGTGACCCACCGGCCGTTGGGTTATAAAGCGACATTAGTTGGCTATGGCGAATTGGTGCGCGGCGGTGAACCCGCCACTATCCTTTTAACGGAAATTACCGAGGGCGTCAAAATAAGAGATCGGGTCATGCTCAATGATTTCCCGGAATTCAAACTGAATTTTTTACCTAAAACGCCGAGCTATCCCATTCGGGGCTCCATCATCGATTTACCCGGCGGCTTGCCCAGTGGCTCCACTCAGGGCGCTGTGGGGCTGGTGGCCGTCATCGACCGTGGGGATGACGCGGGGCTTGAGTCAGGCGATGTGCTGGCGATTTACTCCGAGCAGCGCTTAATCCGCGATCCGCTCAATCGTCAGGAGGAAATCCTTCTGCCGCGCGAACGGGTGGGAGAAATGATGATTTTCAGAGTCTTTAGCAAAACCAGTTTTGCCTTGGTGGTGCGTTCAACCCGAGCCGTTCATTTGCTGGATAAAGTTACCAATCCATGA
- the def gene encoding peptide deformylase, with protein MAIRKIIYLPDAVLRQVAKPVEQFDDALQTLIDDMFETMYSVNGVGLAAPQIGVSLRLSVIDVIGDKKQQLVLINPEIIASEGQKEYQEGCLSVPGVYDTVVRADKVTIRALDRTGKSYEMTADGLLGECFQHEIDHLNGKLYVDLLSPLKRSMARRKLEKFKRQMARK; from the coding sequence ATGGCTATTCGCAAGATTATTTACCTGCCTGATGCAGTGTTGCGCCAGGTCGCCAAACCGGTTGAACAGTTCGACGACGCATTGCAAACGCTTATCGATGACATGTTTGAAACCATGTACAGTGTCAATGGGGTTGGCCTTGCCGCTCCGCAAATCGGCGTGAGCCTCCGTTTGTCGGTTATTGATGTGATTGGCGACAAAAAACAGCAGCTCGTCCTCATCAATCCCGAAATAATCGCTTCCGAGGGGCAAAAGGAATACCAGGAGGGCTGCCTGTCTGTGCCTGGAGTTTACGACACGGTGGTGCGCGCCGACAAGGTCACCATTCGGGCACTGGACAGAACCGGCAAGTCGTATGAAATGACCGCTGACGGTTTGCTCGGCGAGTGTTTCCAGCACGAGATTGACCATTTAAACGGTAAACTCTATGTGGATTTGTTGTCACCGCTCAAACGCAGCATGGCAAGGCGCAAGCTTGAAAAATTCAAGCGTCAGATGGCGCGCAAATAA
- the fmt gene encoding methionyl-tRNA formyltransferase, whose protein sequence is MTPLSIVFAGTPEFGLPCLEALAGSVHRLTAVYTQPDRPAGRGRHLQPSAVKRWAVDHGLPVYQPLNFKTPEAVEQLAALKPDLMVVIAYGLILPRSVLTIPRLGCINVHASLLPRWRGASPIQQAILHGDKQSGVTIMQMDVGLDTGDSLVETACELTERETAASLHDKLAQLAPKALLEAVDALAEGRAKPVGQNHALATYASKIDKDDARIDWHQTADVIDRQIRAYNPWPVAFTRMGEENLRIYEARSEPGLHGKAPGTVLSIDKHGLRVATGDGVLCIEMLQFPGGKAMRVADWLNAGRAGQLIHQVLQ, encoded by the coding sequence ATGACGCCGCTGTCGATTGTTTTTGCGGGCACACCTGAATTTGGTTTGCCCTGTCTCGAGGCGCTGGCTGGATCGGTGCACCGTCTCACCGCCGTTTACACCCAACCGGACAGACCCGCGGGACGCGGCCGCCACCTGCAGCCTTCCGCTGTCAAGCGCTGGGCTGTCGATCACGGCTTGCCCGTTTATCAACCGCTCAATTTTAAAACCCCCGAGGCAGTAGAACAGCTGGCCGCTTTAAAACCAGACTTGATGGTCGTGATCGCTTACGGCCTCATCCTGCCGAGGAGCGTGTTAACCATCCCCCGTTTGGGCTGCATCAATGTGCATGCGTCGCTGTTGCCCCGCTGGCGAGGGGCTTCGCCCATTCAACAAGCCATCCTGCATGGAGACAAGCAATCCGGCGTGACCATCATGCAGATGGACGTTGGCCTGGATACCGGTGACAGTCTGGTTGAAACTGCCTGCGAACTGACGGAAAGGGAAACGGCCGCCAGTCTGCACGATAAACTGGCGCAACTGGCGCCAAAAGCCCTGCTTGAAGCCGTCGATGCGTTGGCGGAAGGACGCGCCAAACCGGTTGGGCAAAACCATGCGCTTGCCACCTACGCGTCGAAAATTGACAAAGACGATGCCCGCATTGACTGGCATCAGACGGCTGACGTCATTGACAGGCAAATTCGTGCCTACAATCCCTGGCCTGTGGCGTTTACCCGAATGGGCGAGGAAAACCTGCGGATTTATGAGGCCCGTAGTGAGCCCGGTCTTCACGGTAAAGCCCCGGGCACGGTATTAAGCATCGACAAGCATGGCCTGCGGGTAGCAACGGGCGACGGGGTGCTGTGCATTGAAATGCTGCAATTTCCCGGCGGCAAAGCCATGCGTGTTGCCGATTGGCTGAATGCCGGCCGCGCCGGACAATTGATTCATCAGGTCCTTCAATGA
- the rsmB gene encoding 16S rRNA (cytosine(967)-C(5))-methyltransferase RsmB: MSKNDRLQALDALMAVFKENTPLSYSLSNASPLAKEIAYGVCRHYFRLQCLGDSLLKKRPKPLEVWVVVLMGLYQLLYLNKPIYATVKETVALLTLVKQAWAKGLVNAVLRNFCREKDDLLAKVQTRPEYLSGHPDWLVTRLQQDWPHHWQAIVKANDQHPPMSLRVNQRRLSREDYLKRLEDNGIAARAHTQAAQGIELEQACDVWDLPGFAEGDVSVQDESAQLAVTLLDLQPGLRVLDACCAPGGKTCHILETEPRLNACVALDVDEKRLTRVNENLSRLHLKATVLQGNGLDPSTWWDGKCFDRILLDAPCSALGVIRRHPDIKLLRSEKDIREVAALQKALLQALWPLLAPQGVLVYATCSILPLENEQQIAAFAAQHSDCDVLTGEQPWGLFTGHGWQIMPGDGNRDGFFYSVLRKG; this comes from the coding sequence ATGAGTAAAAATGATCGTCTGCAGGCCTTGGACGCCCTGATGGCTGTGTTTAAGGAAAACACCCCCCTGTCTTACAGCCTGTCCAATGCCTCTCCGCTGGCCAAAGAAATTGCCTATGGCGTCTGTCGCCATTATTTTCGATTACAGTGCCTGGGCGATAGCCTGCTGAAGAAACGTCCCAAACCCCTGGAGGTCTGGGTTGTGGTGCTGATGGGGCTTTATCAGTTGCTGTATCTGAACAAACCCATTTATGCCACTGTCAAGGAAACCGTGGCATTGCTAACTCTGGTGAAACAAGCCTGGGCCAAGGGGTTAGTCAATGCGGTCCTTCGCAATTTCTGCCGCGAAAAGGACGACTTATTGGCAAAGGTACAGACCCGGCCCGAGTACCTGTCGGGTCACCCCGACTGGTTGGTGACGCGGTTGCAACAGGACTGGCCGCACCACTGGCAAGCGATTGTGAAGGCCAATGATCAGCATCCGCCCATGAGTCTGCGCGTGAATCAGCGTCGCTTATCCCGCGAAGACTACTTAAAGCGACTGGAGGATAATGGCATTGCCGCGCGGGCGCACACGCAGGCCGCCCAAGGCATCGAGCTGGAGCAAGCCTGTGATGTTTGGGATTTACCCGGTTTTGCCGAGGGGGATGTCTCTGTGCAGGACGAGTCGGCGCAACTGGCTGTGACCCTGCTTGATTTACAGCCCGGACTGCGCGTGCTTGACGCCTGCTGTGCGCCCGGTGGCAAGACTTGCCATATTCTGGAAACTGAACCGCGGCTTAACGCCTGTGTCGCGCTGGATGTGGATGAAAAGCGGTTGACGCGCGTGAACGAGAATCTGTCCCGTCTGCACCTGAAAGCGACTGTGCTCCAGGGCAACGGCCTGGACCCCTCGACGTGGTGGGATGGCAAGTGCTTTGATCGCATTTTACTGGATGCCCCCTGTTCCGCCCTCGGCGTTATCCGCCGCCACCCGGACATCAAGCTTTTGCGGAGCGAAAAAGACATCCGTGAGGTGGCCGCTCTGCAAAAAGCCTTGCTGCAAGCGCTTTGGCCCCTGCTGGCACCCCAAGGGGTGCTGGTTTATGCCACCTGCTCCATTCTTCCGCTTGAAAATGAACAGCAGATTGCAGCCTTTGCAGCACAGCACTCAGACTGTGACGTCTTAACAGGTGAGCAACCCTGGGGACTTTTTACCGGTCATGGCTGGCAAATCATGCCTGGGGACGGAAACCGGGATGGTTTTTTCTACAGTGTGTTACGCAAAGGATAA
- a CDS encoding CPBP family intramembrane metalloprotease — protein sequence MLINWPLIIILTGLSLPGIVIAIPRLIHLLLPKNSEELRKKISRFAMLQTLMMVMLMSFAGTVLSLKTGLNEPILQGLLHNQPVLGLLQEMLLPVFLSVLGGLLVFFFLYYGVVVSILDDKSLTVLYTLRAALRLDGCILYGGVVEEVIGRFGLMNVIAYFGALFTGRISAGVIGFAMLSSGLLLSLGHLPAYIAAGCVASRRFAYAMVLLNLWQTALFGWLFWQYGLLAAIAGHVLFHIGWYLYDPAPKPVVPDRAA from the coding sequence ATGCTGATTAACTGGCCGCTGATTATCATCCTCACCGGGTTGTCCTTACCGGGCATTGTCATCGCCATTCCCCGACTGATTCACCTGCTGTTGCCAAAAAACAGCGAAGAGTTAAGGAAAAAAATCAGTCGCTTTGCCATGTTGCAGACCCTGATGATGGTCATGCTGATGAGTTTTGCCGGTACGGTTTTATCGCTGAAGACCGGGTTAAACGAACCGATCCTGCAGGGTTTGCTGCACAATCAACCGGTGTTGGGCTTGCTGCAGGAGATGCTATTGCCGGTATTTCTAAGTGTTCTTGGTGGGCTGTTGGTCTTCTTTTTCCTCTATTACGGCGTCGTTGTCAGCATTCTCGATGACAAAAGCCTAACGGTTTTATACACCCTGCGTGCGGCTTTGCGGCTTGACGGGTGCATTCTGTATGGCGGCGTCGTGGAAGAAGTCATTGGCCGTTTTGGGCTGATGAATGTCATTGCCTATTTCGGCGCCCTGTTTACCGGGCGAATTTCGGCAGGCGTCATTGGCTTTGCCATGTTAAGCAGCGGTTTGCTGCTCAGTCTGGGGCATTTACCTGCCTACATCGCGGCGGGGTGCGTAGCCAGCCGTCGTTTTGCCTATGCCATGGTGTTGTTAAATCTCTGGCAGACCGCTTTATTTGGCTGGTTGTTCTGGCAATACGGGCTTCTCGCGGCCATCGCCGGTCATGTTCTTTTTCATATTGGCTGGTACCTTTATGATCCTGCTCCAAAACCGGTTGTTCCTGACAGGGCAGCCTAA
- a CDS encoding ParB/RepB/Spo0J family partition protein, translating into MQTPAQYQLLPLDSLQPGRYQPRIHFEETALLELAQSITAQGLIEPLVVRAIAAGCYEIIAGERRWRAAKLAGLSDIPCLIGQYTDQQAAALTLVENIQRQELNLIEEATGYRRLCDEFHFQQDEIAVLVGKSRSHIANILRLLTLTQSVQDKIGRGALSLGHARNLVGMTPFEQMRWADEIIEQQWSVRQLEEKVRPAKAAPAPLPDRRRDRDIERLQSQLAEQVGAPVQIVSDDGSGGWLQIKFFDNDTLAGLLERMGLRYD; encoded by the coding sequence ATGCAAACACCTGCCCAGTACCAGTTATTGCCTTTAGACTCCCTGCAGCCGGGGCGCTATCAACCGCGAATCCATTTTGAGGAGACGGCGCTTTTGGAGTTGGCCCAATCCATTACTGCCCAGGGCCTGATTGAGCCGCTGGTGGTCAGAGCCATTGCGGCGGGATGCTATGAAATCATTGCCGGTGAACGCCGCTGGCGCGCGGCGAAACTGGCCGGATTAAGCGACATTCCCTGCCTGATTGGCCAATATACCGATCAACAGGCCGCGGCGTTAACGCTGGTTGAAAACATTCAGCGCCAGGAGCTGAATTTGATTGAAGAAGCGACAGGCTATCGTCGTCTCTGTGATGAATTTCATTTCCAGCAGGATGAAATTGCCGTGCTGGTGGGCAAATCGCGAAGCCACATTGCCAATATTCTGCGCTTATTGACGCTGACTCAATCCGTGCAGGATAAAATCGGCAGGGGTGCGTTATCCCTGGGGCATGCGCGCAACCTGGTGGGCATGACCCCTTTTGAGCAGATGCGCTGGGCTGATGAAATCATTGAGCAGCAATGGTCTGTGCGCCAACTGGAAGAAAAAGTGCGCCCGGCGAAAGCCGCCCCGGCCCCATTACCCGATCGGCGACGCGACCGGGATATTGAGCGTCTGCAGAGTCAGCTGGCGGAACAAGTCGGCGCGCCTGTTCAAATTGTAAGCGATGACGGCAGCGGGGGATGGCTGCAGATAAAATTTTTTGATAATGATACCCTGGCAGGGCTTCTTGAGCGCATGGGCTTGCGTTATGATTAG